One Miscanthus floridulus cultivar M001 chromosome 11, ASM1932011v1, whole genome shotgun sequence DNA window includes the following coding sequences:
- the LOC136494398 gene encoding protein NONRESPONDING TO OXYLIPINS 2, mitochondrial-like, with the protein MRFCFDTDARRQGGEEMASLSRTTAAAAAAVAVRSAARSAPLTSRVLSAPLPSLASPSAARSAGILRRSAAAASAGLETLMPLHSAVAAARLRSCIAVDSSCWCSLSQGYALPL; encoded by the exons ATGAGGTTTTGCTTCGACACAGACGCGAGAAGGCAGGGGGGAGAGGAAATGGCATCTTTGTCccgcaccaccgccgccgccgccgccgccgttgccgtgAGATCGGCGGCCCGCTCCGCGCCCCTTACCAGCCGCGTCCTCAGCGCGCCACTGCCTTCTCTTGCCTCGCCTTCCGCTGCCCGGTCCGCCGGAATCCTCCGCAG GTCAGCGGCCGCGGCGTCGGCGGGGCTGGAGACGCTCATGCCGCTGCACAGCGCGGTGGCGGCCGCGCGGCTTAGGTCCTGCATCGCCGTTGACTCCTCCTGCTGGTGCTCGCTCTCACAAG GATATGCTTTGCCTTTGTGA
- the LOC136492741 gene encoding phytosulfokine receptor 1-like translates to MGGSRWLLHFLLVSVLLHVVHSGRSLESQSCDPADLKALLAFSDALDSKPAGWGPGDAACCSWTGVSCDLGRVVALDLSNKSLHGGISSAVASLDGLATLNLSRNALRGAAPEELAGLPKLRVLDLSANALSGPFPAAATAAGGGGFPAIEQVNISFNSFDGPHPAFPAAANLTALDISDNNFSGVINSSALCLAPLEVLHFSGNAFSGEIPSGLSQCRALTELSLDGNCFTGNIPGDLYTLPNLRRLSLQENQLTGNLGNDLGNLSQIVQLDLSYNKFTGSIPDVFGKMRWLDSVNLATNKLDGELPASLSSCPLLRVISLRNNSLSGEIDIDFNLLPKLNTFDIGTNNLSGVIPPGIAVCTELRTLNLARNKLVGEIPESFVELRSLSYLSLTGNSFTNLASALQVLQHLPNLTSLVLTRNFRGGETMPVDGISGFKSMQVLVLANCLLTGVIPPWLQSLGSLNVLDISWNKLNGNIPPWLGKLDNLFYIDLSNNSFSGELPMSFTQMRSLISTNGSSERSPTEDLPLFIKRNSTGKGLQYNQVSSFPPSLMLSNNLLVGPILSSFGYLVKLHVLDLSWNNFSGPIPDELSNMSSLEVLNLAHNNLNGTIPSSLTKLNFLSKFDVSCNNLTGDIPTGGQFSTFSPEDFDGNPTLCLRNSSCAAKDSSVGAAHSKKSKAALVALGLGTAVGVLLFLFCAYVIVSRIVHSRMQERNPKAVANAEDSESNSCLVLLFQNNKEFSIEDILKSTNNFDQAYIVGCGGFGLVYKSTLPDGRRVAIKRLSGDYSQIEREFQAEVETLSRAQHENLVMLQGYCKVGNDRLLIYSYMENGSLDYWLHERADSGMLLDWQKRLRIAQGSARGLAYLHMSCDPHILHRDIKSSNILLDENFEAHLADFGLARLICGYETHVTTDVVGTLGYIPPEYGQSPVATYKGDIYSFGIVLLELLTGRRPVDMCRPKGTRDVVSWVLQMKEEGRETEVFHPSIHHKDNESQLMRILDIACLCVTAAPKSRPTSQQLVAWLDNITEGGGLLQS, encoded by the coding sequence ATGGGAGGCTCCCGCTGGCTGCTCCACTTCCTGCTCGTCTCCGTCCTGCTCCACGTCGTCCATTCCGGCCGGTCCCTGGAGTCCCAGTCGTGCGACCCCGCCGACCTGAAGGCGCTCCTCGCCTTCTCCGACGCCTTGGACAGCAAGCCCGCCGGGTGGGGCCCCGGCGACGCCGCCTGCTGTTCCTGGACCGGCGTCTCCTGCGATCTCGGGCGGGTGGTCGCGCTGGATCTCTCCAACAAGAGCCTCCATGGCGGCATCTCCTCCGCGGTCGCCTCCCTCGACGGCCTCGCCACGCTCAACCTCTCCCGGAACGCGCTCCGTGGCGCCGCGCCGGAGGAGCTGGCCGGGCTGCCGAAGCTGCGGGTGCTCGACCTCAGCGCGAACGCGCTCTCCGGCCCGTTCCCGGCCGCTGCTAccgctgccggcggcggcggcttcccgGCGATCGAGCAGGTCAACATCTCCTTCAACAGCTTCGACGGGCCGCACCCCGCGTTCCCCGCCGCGGCGAACCTGACGGCGCTTGATATCTCCGACAACAACTTCTCCGGCGTCATCAACTCGTCCGCGCTCTGTCTTGCGCCGCTCGAGGTCCTCCACTTCTCGGGGAATGCCTTCTCCGGCGAGATACCCAGCGGGTTGAGCCAGTGCAGGGCGCTCACGGAGCTCTCTCTCGACGGCAACTGTTTCACGGGGAACATTCCCGGCGACCTGTACACGCTGCCCAACCTGAGGAGGCTGAGCTTACAGGAAAATCAGCTCACCGGCAACCTCGGCAATGACCTTGGTAACCTCTCTCAGATCGTGCAGCTTGACTTGTCCTATAACAAGTTCACAGGCTCCATCCCTGATGTCTTTGGAAAGATGAGGTGGCTAGATTCCGTAAACTTGGCCACCAATAAGTTGGATGGTGAATTGCCTGCTTCCCTGTCCAGTTGTCCACTGCTGAGGGTAATCAGCCTGAGGAACAACTCGCTGTCTGGTGAGATTGATATCGACTTCAACTTGCTGCCGAAGCTGAATACTTTTGATATTGGAACCAACAATCTGAGTGGTGTTATACCTCCTGGCATCGCCGTGTGCACCGAGCTGAGGACGCTGAATCTTGCAAGGAACAAGCTCGTGGGGGAGATACCAGAGAGCTTCGTGGAGTTGAGATCCCTGTCGTACCTCTCACTGACAGGGAATAGCTTCACGAACCTCGCATCGGCATTGCAGGTCTTGCAACACCTGCCCAACCTCACAAGCTTGGTGCTCACCAGGAATTTCCGTGGTGGCGAGACAATGCCAGTGGATGGCATCAGTGGGTTCAAGAGCATGCAGGTGCTCGTCCTGGCAAACTGTTTACTGACAGGTGTAATTCCGCCTTGGCTGCAGAGCTTGGGAAGCCTCAATGTGCTGGACATTTCATGGAACAAGTTAAATGGGAATATCCCACCGTGGCTAGGGAAGCTTGACAACCTCTTCTATATTGACCTGTCAAACAATTCTTTCAGTGGTGAGCTTCCTATGAGCTTCACACAGATGAGGAGTTTGATTTCAACTAATGGCTCGAGTGAGCGGTCACCAACAGAGGACCTCCCGTTATTCATCAAGAGGAATTCAACTGGCAAAGGTTTGCAGTACAACCAAGTCAGCAGCTTCCCACCGTCACTTATGCTCTCAAACAATCTGCTTGTTGGGCCGATCTTGTCAAGTTTTGGTTATCTTGTGAAGCTTCATGTCCTGGACCTGAGCTGGAACAACTTCTCAGGGCCAATCCCTGACGAGCTGTCAAACATGTCGAGCTTGGAAGTGCTGAATTTGGCCCACAACAATCTCAATGGGACAATACCTTCGTCTCTAACAAAGCTGAATTTTCTCTCCAAGTTTGATGTGTCGTGCAACAATTTGACCGGAGATATCCCTACCGGTGGGCAATTCTCCACATTCTCACCTGAGGATTTTGATGGTAACCCTACACTCTGCCTTCGGAATTCTTCATGCGCCGCGAAGGATTCATCTGTGGGAGCTGCACACAGTAAGAAAAGCAAAGCCGCCCTTGTTGCCCTTGGACTGGGAACTGCAGTTGGGGTCCTCCTCTTCTTGTTCTGTGCTTATGTGATCGTTTCAAGGATTGTTCATTCAAGAATGCAGGAGCGCAATCCAAAGGCTGTAGCAAATGCTGAAGACTCCGAGTCTAACTCTTGCCTGGTGCTGCTTTTCCAAAACAACAAAGAATTCAGCATTGAGGACATCTTGAAGTCCACCAACAACTTTGATCAAGCTTATATAGTTGGATGTGGTGGTTTTGGCCTTGTTTACAAGTCAACGCTGCCAGATGGGAGGAGAGTTGCAATCAAAAGGCTTTCAGGTGACTACTCTCAGATCGAACGGGAATTCCAAGCCGAGGTGGAGACACTTTCACGGGCTCAGCATGAAAACCTTGTCATGCTGCAAGGTTATTGCAAGGTTGGCAATGACAGGCTGTTGATCTACTCATATATGGAGAATGGTAGCTTGGATTACTGGCTTCACGAGAGGGCTGATAGTGGGATGCTGTTGGATTGGCAGAAGAGGCTACGGATTGCACAGGGTTCTGCAAGGGGGCTGGCATACCTGCATATGTCTTGTGATCCCCATATACTGCATCGAGATATCAAATCAAGCAATATCCTTCTAGATGAGAACTTTGAGGCCCATCTGGCCGATTTTGGCTTAGCAAGACTCATCTGCGGATATGAGACACATGTCACAACAGATGTGGTGGGAACCTTGGGGTACATTCCTCCTGAATATGGGCAATCACCAGTGGCGActtacaagggtgacatatacaGCTTTGGCATTGTTCTGCTCGAGCTACTCACTGGTCGGAGACCTGTGGACATGTGCAGGCCGAAAGGGACCAGGGATGTGGTGTCATGGGTGCTTCAGATGAAGGAGGAGGGCAGGGAAACCGAAGTTTTCCATCCAAGCATACATCACAAGGACAATGAAAGCCAGTTGATGAGAATCCTTGACATAGCGTGCCTTTGTGTGACTGCTGCTCCGAAATCAAGACCAACATCGCAGCAGCTAGTCGCATGGCTCGACAACATCACAGAGGGCGGAGGTCTACTGCAATCCTAG